In a genomic window of Candidatus Bathyarchaeota archaeon:
- a CDS encoding rubrerythrin family protein, giving the protein MAKTDENLKAAFAGESQANRTYLAFAKAAEKEGFPQVAKLFKAAAEAETIHALNHLRVMGKVKTTAENLNAAVTGETYEFTKMYPEFIEAAKAEGNKAALQSFDSANKVEQVHAELYKKAAESVNAKKDMPKADIYVCPICGDTFVGEAPDRCPVCGAPKASFKKIE; this is encoded by the coding sequence ATGGCCAAAACTGATGAAAACCTAAAAGCTGCCTTCGCTGGCGAATCACAAGCAAACCGCACATACCTTGCATTCGCCAAAGCCGCAGAAAAGGAAGGCTTCCCACAAGTTGCTAAACTCTTCAAAGCAGCAGCAGAAGCAGAAACCATCCACGCACTCAACCATCTCCGTGTGATGGGCAAAGTGAAAACAACCGCAGAAAACCTCAACGCTGCAGTTACAGGCGAAACCTACGAATTCACTAAGATGTACCCCGAATTCATCGAAGCAGCCAAAGCTGAAGGCAACAAAGCCGCCCTCCAAAGCTTTGACTCCGCCAACAAAGTAGAGCAAGTACACGCTGAACTCTACAAAAAAGCCGCTGAAAGCGTAAACGCCAAAAAAGACATGCCAAAAGCAGACATCTACGTGTGCCCAATCTGTGGAGACACCTTCGTAGGTGAAGCACCAGACAGGTGCCCAGTCTGCGGCGCTCCAAAGGCGTCCTTCAAAAAAATCGAGTAG
- a CDS encoding superoxide dismutase: MEKVKSFTLPKLPYDYNALAPYISEEQLKLHHDKHHQAYVNGANADFEKLDKARQENAEADMKALLKDLSFNVGGHLLHSIFWENLAPAGKGGGGQPGGAIADVLNKEFGSFERFKKEFSKAAATTEGSGWAALAMHPCIARPLILQIEKHNVNLYPGFQLLMVLDVWEHAYYLDYKNERPKFVDAFWNIVNWDRVNKNLSLVK, from the coding sequence ATGGAGAAAGTAAAATCATTTACTCTACCCAAACTACCATACGACTACAACGCTCTGGCACCCTACATATCTGAAGAGCAACTAAAACTACATCACGACAAACACCACCAAGCATATGTAAACGGCGCCAACGCCGATTTCGAAAAACTTGACAAAGCACGCCAAGAAAACGCAGAAGCCGACATGAAAGCCCTGCTAAAAGACCTCTCCTTCAACGTTGGAGGACACCTTTTACACTCGATTTTCTGGGAAAACCTCGCTCCAGCAGGCAAAGGCGGCGGAGGTCAACCCGGCGGAGCAATAGCAGATGTCCTAAACAAAGAATTTGGCAGTTTCGAACGCTTCAAAAAAGAATTCTCAAAAGCCGCAGCAACAACTGAGGGTTCCGGTTGGGCTGCACTCGCAATGCATCCATGCATCGCAAGGCCACTTATCCTCCAGATTGAAAAACACAACGTCAACCTCTACCCAGGCTTCCAATTGCTCATGGTACTCGATGTTTGGGAACACGCCTACTATCTTGACTACAAAAACGAACGTCCCAAATTCGTAGATGCCTTCTGGAACATCGTGAACTGGGACCGCGTCAACAAAAACCTAAGCTTAGTAAAGTAA